From a single Capsicum annuum cultivar UCD-10X-F1 chromosome 12, UCD10Xv1.1, whole genome shotgun sequence genomic region:
- the LOC107849347 gene encoding LOW QUALITY PROTEIN: nuclear pore complex protein DDB_G0274915-like (The sequence of the model RefSeq protein was modified relative to this genomic sequence to represent the inferred CDS: inserted 4 bases in 2 codons; deleted 2 bases in 1 codon), with product MFLLWCVPYDSFELEDDINSIGPSSQLAEGREKLEICAADPTSKPAALMEVKAPPGVLGKKSDMGTPYADTGAAAVKNNIFLSTGSQSLNSNLLATAFDKSKETNIEKVSPFPFSPSTPLTGSKPGSSSSLSNLASSATDARRNXYGKLEAVPTSGIFSFDATSSTSSNGLFATSPAFSATSALTSGNFKNDVSTSSSNVAAPLTSISSTIDATKGSSTTSASSFFGSSAASLLPKEPPAKFGFSMVSPKADSAPATTSTAETTDVKAKSETRTTFGNLKCLPFCGSTNSIFGICSSVMSTVTTASAQSQGSVFXGGESLVSAPTSVGGSGISPVLGSMPPPFGSSTSLPPIAKFPVFCSSPGTTGQVSASPSNNDLVGSTNVVSGIFSFGASSSASSAAGSSSGPTNGTAPLVFTFGASYAAPTSKASVPANSSSTTPGIFSFSGSSSGSSTNAVNISSSITPSIFNFGGNSSSSSTNAVNASATPGIFNVGGSSSTSPANADNASITSEIFSFGASSSAPLTNAGNIVNHSTFNFSATSASSQASSTAGTFGSSWQTPKSSGFTSTFSSSNPSGGFTFGASL from the exons ATGTTTCTATTGTGGTGTGTTCCATACGATTCCTTTGAGCTAGAAGACGACATAAACTCTATTGGGCCTTCATCTCAATTAGCTGAAGGGAGAGAGAAGCTGGAAATATGTGCTGCTGATCCCACCAGCAAACCTGCTGCTTTGATGGAAGTAAAGGCACCTCCTGGGGTTTTAGGCAAAAAATCTGATATGGGGACTCCT TATGCTGATACTGGTGCAGCCGCTGTCAAGAACAACATATTCCTGTCTACAGGTTCCCAATCGCTGAACTCTAACCTACTGGCAACTGCATTTGACAAATCGAAGGAGACAAATATTGAAAAGGTTTCACCATTTCCATTTTCACCGTCAACCCCCTTAACGGGGTCAAAGCCAGGAAGCTCGAGCAG CCTGTCCAATCTGGCATCCAGCGCAACTGATGCTCGGCGTAA CTATGGCAAATTAGAAGCAGTACCAACAAGTGGTATTTTCTCATTTGATGCTACATCCAGCACTTCAAGTAATGGACTGTTTGCTACCAGTCCTGCTTTCTCAGCCACCTCTGCCTTGACATCTGGTAATTTTAAAAATGACGTTTCGACTAGCAGCTCAAATGTTGCTGCTCCTTTGACAAGCATTTCAAGTACGATTGATGCTACAAAAGGAAGCTCTACCACCTCTGCTAGCAGTTTCTTTGGTTCCAGTGCAGCATCCTTACTTCCCAAGGAACCTCCTGCCAAATTTGGTTTCTCCATGGTTTCACCAAAAGCAGATTCAGCACCAGCAACAACATCCACTGCAGAAACTACAGATGTGAAAGCCAAATCTGAGACTAGAACTACTTTTGGCAACTTGAAGTGTTTACCTTTTTGTGGCTCTACAAATAGTATTTTTGGTATTTGTTCATCAGTAATGTCAACAGTTACTACAGCTAGTGCACAGTCTCAGGGTTCTGTTTT GGGAGGTGAATCACTTGTTAGTGCACCGACTTCTGTTGGTGGATCAGGCATTTCTCCTGTCTTAGGAAGCATGCCACCTCCGTTCGGTTCATCTACTTCACTGCCACCCATAGCAAAATTTCCTGTGTTTTGTTCTTCACCTGGTACTACTGGTCAAGTTTCTGCTTCTCCTTCAAATAATGATCTAGTTGGCTCTACCAATGTTGTTTCTGGAATATTTAGTTTTGGTGCTAGTTCATCAGCTTCCAGTGCAGCAGGCAGTTCAAGTGGGCCTACCAATGGGACAGCCCCATTGGTATTTACTTTTGGTGCCAGTTATGCAGCTCCTACTTCAAAAGCCAGTGTACCTGCTAATTCCAGCAGCACTACTCCTGGGATATTCAGCTTTAGTGGTAGTTCATCAGGTTCCTCAACAAATGCTGTAAACATCTCCAGCAGCATTACCCCCAGTATATTTAATTTTGGTGGTAATTCTTCATCTTCCTCGACTAATGCTGTAAATGCTTCAGCTACTCCTGGCATATTTAATGTTGGTGGTAGTTCTTCAACTTCCCCTGCAAATGCCGACAACGCCTCCATTACATCTGAAATCTTCAGTTTTGGTGCTAGTTCTTCAGCTCCCTTGACAAATGCGGGTAACATTGTCAATCATAGTACCTTCAACTTCAGTGCTACTTCAGCCTCTTCACAAGCCTCTAGCACTGCTGGAACTTTTGGATCTAGTTGGCAGACCCCCAAGTCCTCTGGCTTTACTTCCACATTTAGTTCTTCCAACCCCTCTGGTGGGTTTACATTTGGAGCATCTTTGTAA